CCCGCAGCGCTGGCCGCGCCCGATCTGGACGGGGACGGCAGGCCGGACCTGGCCCTGGTGAACACCGGGACACCGAGCGTGACCGTACGCCACTCGAGCGGCATGTCCGCCAACCTCTTCCCGCCGGGCACAGGGAGCGCCGGGGAGAACGTGGCTTTACCCGCAGGGGCGAGCCCCATCGCGGTTTCGGCCGGAGACGTGGACGGTGACGGGCTACCCGATCTGGTGACGGCCAATCGCGGACCAGGGACGTTGTCCGTGCTGATCAACCTTGGTGGTACGAGCCTGTTCATTGTGGAGCACCAGGACAGCGGCTTGCAGCCGGCGGCGGTCGGGCTGGGTGACTTCAATGGTGACGGCAAGCTCGATGCTGCGGCGGCCAACCCGGGTGACAACACGGTGTCGATCCTGCTGAACGTTCGATGACGCCGGTCTCGATTCCGTTTCGATTCGCACCCACCGATCTCGACGTGGATCAATGGATTCGCACGGCCAGGGACGCCGGCATGAGGTACGCCGTGCTGACCGCCAAGCACCACTACGGCCATGCCCTTTGGCCGAGCGCTGTTTCGGATTACACGGTGGCTACTAGTTCGCAGACCACCGACGTGATCGAGCAGTTTGTCAAAGCCTGCCGCAAGTACAAGCTCGCCCCGGGCTTCTACTACTCGCTGGGTTGGGACAAGTACCATCAGCTGAAGCGAATGCCCGTCGAGTACGAGGGATTTGTCCACGAGCAGATGAGGGAGTTGCTGACCGGTTACGGTCCGATCACCGAGATGTGGTTTGATATTCCCTGGGACATGGGTCCGGACATGGCCGGCATGCTCGCCCGGCTCTATGCTCACTGTCAATCGCTGCAGCCTGACTGCCTGGTGCTCCTGAACCAAGGTTTCGTCGACGGCAGCCAAGTGAACACTCGCGAGCCCAGTTATGCTGGCAAGATCGTCTCCCGGACCCCGATGCCGATCTGGCCCAAGGACCTCAACAACGGCGAGCGTGTCGCACCCCCGAAAACGGGCCACAATCCCCGGATCGTCTACAACGGCACGTGGTACTACATGCCGGACGAAGTCTGTGACTCGCTGGGCCAGACGCGGTGGTTCTGGGGCAGGGACGATGACGTCCGACCCGCTCGCCAGATGGTCGAACTCTACCGCCGGAGCGTGGGTCGAGGGGCAAACCTGCTGCTCAACGCCGGACCGGATCGGAGCGGGCGAATCCCGCCCGAGTTCGTCGCCCGGCTGATGGAGATCGCCGAGCTGATCAGGCATCCGGAGGGCGTGCAGGACTCGCTGCTCATCGACCGCCCGGTCGCCGCCTCCAACGTGTATCGCAATGAAGTGGGCAAATGGGGGCCGTCCAAGGCGACGGACATGGATCTCGGGGCCGAAGGTGGCACGCGATGGGCGACGGATGTTGAGGTGAAAACCGCGTAGCTGGAGGTGGACCTCGGTGCCGAGTTATCGTTCTCCCGTGCCACGATCAGTGAGTTCCTCGACGCCGTTCGAGGGTTTGAACTGCAGGTGCCGGACGGGCAAGGCGGCTGGAAGACCGTTCACCGGGGGGGGGACCATCGGCGGGCCAGGGGTGGAGGTGACCTTCCCGCCGGTCAAGGCCGGCAAGGTGCGACTGGCGATTACGGACTCGACGGGCGGGCCGACGATCTGGGACTTTGCGGTTTACCCGCCGGGTTGACGATGGTGATGAAGACGCGGCTCGTTCCAGCTTGTCGATGCTGCGGAGGACGCGGTTTTTTTAGGGGGAGGAAAAGAGAGGGCCGCGCCCGCGAGGAGAGCGGCGTTTCAACGCCTGCTCCTCACGGCCGCGGCCTTGAATCATGCCATCGATGAGGGGCCGGACGCCCGGGGCCGGGGCCTATCGCCGCCGACGTGCGTGGGTCAAGCCACCCAGGGCCAGCAGGACCAGGGTGCACGGCTCGGGCACGAGGGCAAAGACCTCGAACTCCGCCGCTCCGATGAAGCCATCGACATCGGTCAGGGCTCCGCCGGGAGCACCGTAGATCCGCATGCCGTTGACCCCGTCGATCGTGTCGAAGGTCCACAGGAACGGGGCGGCCTCCTGCCAAGTGGCGACATTGATGAGATATCCGAGGTCGTCCGTGTACCGACCCATGTCCAGGCCAGTCACATCGTTCCAGGTGGCACCGCTGTCGGTGGTGTACTGGACCTTCATGGTATCGGTGTTGAA
The Phycisphaerae bacterium DNA segment above includes these coding regions:
- a CDS encoding alpha-L-fucosidase, translating into MTPVSIPFRFAPTDLDVDQWIRTARDAGMRYAVLTAKHHYGHALWPSAVSDYTVATSSQTTDVIEQFVKACRKYKLAPGFYYSLGWDKYHQLKRMPVEYEGFVHEQMRELLTGYGPITEMWFDIPWDMGPDMAGMLARLYAHCQSLQPDCLVLLNQGFVDGSQVNTREPSYAGKIVSRTPMPIWPKDLNNGERVAPPKTGHNPRIVYNGTWYYMPDEVCDSLGQTRWFWGRDDDVRPARQMVELYRRSVGRGANLLLNAGPDRSGRIPPEFVARLMEIAELIRHPEGVQDSLLIDRPVAASNVYRNEVGKWGPSKATDMDLGAEGGTRWATDVEVKTA